Proteins encoded in a region of the Candidatus Moanabacter tarae genome:
- the pyrF gene encoding Orotidine 5'-phosphate decarboxylase — protein sequence MKFQKKLEERWEKVGSLLCVGLDPDFEKLPESIKGHRYPLFAFNRLIIEKTADFVCAFKPQIAFYASRSAENELLMTLDLLHNNYADIPLILDAKRGDVANTAQHYASEVFDRYRADALTVNPYMGGDSLTPFTERMDKGVFILCRTSNPGSGDIQEINIGKQRLFEIIAYKAAKEWNGGKNVGLVVGATFPKDLKRIREIVGDMPLLIPGLGAQGGDIEATVTAGLCSRGSGMVINSSRGIIYAGKGVDFADRARCAARELRDSINRYR from the coding sequence ATGAAATTTCAAAAAAAACTGGAGGAGCGATGGGAAAAAGTCGGATCCCTCCTCTGCGTTGGCCTTGATCCAGACTTCGAAAAGTTACCGGAATCGATTAAGGGCCACCGTTATCCTCTCTTTGCTTTTAATCGCTTAATTATTGAGAAAACCGCGGATTTCGTCTGCGCCTTCAAACCTCAAATTGCATTTTATGCTAGCCGATCCGCCGAGAATGAACTTCTCATGACTTTGGATCTTTTACATAATAACTATGCGGATATTCCTCTGATTCTCGACGCCAAGAGGGGCGATGTGGCAAACACAGCTCAGCATTACGCTAGCGAGGTTTTTGATCGCTACCGAGCCGATGCTTTAACCGTGAATCCCTATATGGGTGGGGATAGCCTGACTCCCTTTACAGAGAGAATGGATAAAGGGGTTTTCATCCTTTGCCGGACTTCAAATCCCGGTTCTGGTGACATTCAAGAAATCAACATCGGGAAACAACGACTATTTGAAATTATTGCATACAAAGCAGCTAAAGAGTGGAACGGAGGAAAAAACGTAGGGCTCGTTGTCGGCGCCACATTCCCGAAGGATCTAAAAAGAATCCGTGAGATCGTTGGAGATATGCCCTTACTAATCCCTGGTTTGGGTGCGCAAGGTGGAGACATTGAAGCAACGGTTACTGCCGGTCTCTGCTCCAGAGGCAGTGGAATGGTGATCAATTCATCCCGAGGAATTATCTATGCTGGCAAAGGGGTTGACTTTGCTGACAGGGCACGATGTGCGGCACGTGAACTTCGTGACAGCATTAACCGCTACCGCTAG